In Nitrospirota bacterium, the following are encoded in one genomic region:
- a CDS encoding cytochrome c3 family protein, whose product MRSHIWRPLYVVIGIILLALVIRVFVVPDSFGIHERGYMYGWHNKANENFWKEVKVKYRSSEYCKDCHSDKVSLIKQTPHAIIQCENCHGPAIDHPSDPPKLAIDRSMQQCLRCHFPLAYPTSGRAKIRGIDPEKHNPDIECVMCHNPHKPSLEGMK is encoded by the coding sequence ATGAGGAGTCATATTTGGCGGCCGCTTTATGTTGTAATCGGCATAATTTTATTAGCGCTGGTTATCAGAGTATTTGTCGTGCCTGATAGCTTTGGCATACATGAGAGGGGCTATATGTATGGCTGGCACAATAAAGCCAATGAGAATTTCTGGAAGGAAGTTAAAGTAAAATACAGGTCTTCAGAGTATTGCAAGGACTGCCACAGCGATAAGGTTTCTTTAATAAAACAAACGCCTCATGCAATTATACAGTGCGAAAACTGTCATGGCCCGGCAATAGACCATCCATCAGACCCACCTAAGTTAGCAATAGACAGATCCATGCAGCAGTGCCTCAGATGCCATTTCCCACTGGCATATCCGACAAGCGGAAGGGCGAAGATAAGAGGGATAGACCCTGAGAAGCATAATCCTGATATCGAATGCGTTATGTGCCACAATCCTCATAAGCCTTCTCTGGAGGGGATGAAATGA
- a CDS encoding cytochrome C — MRYLFISLLVIFILPSFAVGGYKEEFEREFMSQPWAGEQAEENACIACHVSDKMEPKLKNIPQNWQMSIHYENNVSCHDCHGGDPMDAAMSMSRQRGFIGAPKYTEVPEFCGKCHIGILKNYLESGHGKALKKTGKGPNCVTCHGSHKEEQFIQKANIDIINEQRCTKCHSYERAMIMKQALFFTEKKIGELEDNFKSLKKEGVFTADDEKPLFSTQAEFRALFHTVDVSLVKERTDEFRKRIDIIEKNIQDTFGELRFRKNFSAFILLLFTGMGVVLFLISKTPKE, encoded by the coding sequence ATGAGATACCTTTTTATTTCGTTGCTGGTAATTTTCATCTTGCCCTCGTTCGCCGTGGGAGGGTACAAAGAGGAATTTGAACGGGAATTCATGTCCCAACCCTGGGCAGGCGAACAGGCTGAAGAGAATGCCTGTATTGCATGTCATGTCTCTGATAAAATGGAGCCTAAACTAAAGAATATACCTCAGAACTGGCAGATGAGCATCCATTATGAAAATAATGTGTCATGCCATGACTGCCACGGCGGTGACCCGATGGATGCCGCCATGTCAATGTCACGCCAGAGGGGTTTTATCGGAGCCCCGAAATATACCGAGGTGCCTGAGTTCTGTGGTAAGTGTCATATAGGAATATTGAAGAATTACCTTGAAAGCGGTCATGGGAAGGCGCTGAAAAAAACAGGAAAAGGGCCTAATTGTGTTACCTGTCATGGTTCTCATAAAGAAGAGCAATTTATACAGAAGGCAAATATCGACATCATAAATGAACAGCGTTGTACAAAATGTCACTCATACGAAAGGGCCATGATAATGAAACAGGCCCTCTTCTTCACAGAAAAGAAAATAGGAGAACTGGAAGATAATTTTAAGAGTTTAAAAAAAGAAGGCGTATTCACAGCGGATGATGAAAAGCCGCTCTTTAGCACTCAGGCGGAATTTCGCGCCCTCTTTCACACAGTCGATGTGTCTCTTGTCAAGGAAAGAACCGATGAGTTCAGAAAGAGGATAGACATCATAGAAAAAAATATCCAGGACACATTCGGCGAACTCCGTTTCAGGAAGAACTTCTCAGCATTCATTTTGCTTCTTTTCACTGGGATGGGCGTCGTACTTTTTCTGATATCAAAAACACCCAAGGAATAA
- the nrfD gene encoding polysulfide reductase NrfD codes for MVHGEVWTLKELFVTPNEYIYWSIQIVMYPFMTGLVAGAFVLSSLYHVFGIKELKDIARFALVFSFALLFAAPMPIVLHLQHPFRGINVMMTPHFTSAIAAFGIVFFSYGAIVASELWFLYRKHFVEVALPLKEKKDKTLLEWIKFVIFCTLTLGVYDISEESLKRDEKAIKILAGIGIPVACFLHGYAGFIFGSVKANALWMTPLMPVIFIMSAIVSGIALCMLTYIVTMELRKRFASRNKAPYAMHHQSREEIKSVEIHVIKMTAKYLLFFLIFAISLELLDLIFRGYTAVKSWDVLRSVIYGRDFTDIFILQYGLGNLVPFILFLTPWLTLRRAVIGVILVLFGVFMMRYNVVIGGQAFSLTFAGYMHYHMPIIPHDWETFKEGLGGAVSIFIMPFVLFWVFAKIFPVFNVKESH; via the coding sequence ATGGTTCACGGAGAAGTCTGGACTTTAAAGGAGTTGTTCGTCACTCCGAATGAATATATTTACTGGAGTATTCAGATTGTCATGTATCCTTTTATGACGGGGCTCGTTGCCGGGGCTTTTGTCCTTTCATCCCTCTATCATGTTTTCGGCATAAAGGAACTGAAGGATATTGCACGGTTTGCGCTTGTCTTTTCCTTTGCCCTTCTTTTTGCCGCGCCTATGCCCATTGTTCTGCATCTCCAGCACCCGTTTAGGGGCATCAATGTCATGATGACCCCGCATTTTACCTCCGCCATCGCCGCTTTCGGCATCGTGTTTTTTTCATACGGCGCCATTGTTGCCTCTGAACTTTGGTTTTTATACAGAAAGCACTTTGTTGAAGTAGCGCTTCCGCTTAAGGAAAAGAAAGACAAGACGCTGCTTGAGTGGATAAAATTTGTGATATTCTGCACTCTCACTCTCGGAGTCTATGACATAAGCGAGGAGTCACTTAAAAGAGATGAAAAGGCAATAAAAATACTTGCCGGGATAGGAATACCTGTTGCCTGTTTCCTTCACGGCTATGCAGGTTTTATATTCGGCTCTGTTAAAGCAAATGCGCTCTGGATGACGCCGCTCATGCCTGTTATATTCATTATGTCTGCAATTGTTTCAGGGATTGCCCTCTGTATGCTTACTTATATTGTTACTATGGAATTGAGAAAGCGCTTTGCGTCCCGCAACAAGGCGCCTTATGCAATGCATCATCAGTCCAGGGAGGAGATAAAGAGCGTCGAAATCCATGTAATAAAAATGACAGCAAAATATCTGCTGTTCTTTCTGATCTTTGCCATAAGCCTTGAGCTTCTTGACCTTATCTTCAGGGGATATACAGCAGTGAAGTCATGGGATGTCTTGAGAAGCGTTATTTACGGGAGGGACTTTACCGATATATTCATCCTACAGTACGGTCTCGGAAACCTTGTGCCCTTTATCCTCTTCCTGACGCCATGGCTCACGTTGAGAAGAGCCGTCATCGGCGTCATCCTCGTGCTTTTCGGCGTCTTCATGATGAGGTATAATGTCGTTATCGGCGGTCAGGCATTCTCTTTAACTTTCGCAGGATATATGCACTATCATATGCCAATAATTCCGCATGACTGGGAAACGTTTAAGGAAGGGCTGGGCGGAGCTGTCAGTATTTTTATCATGCCGTTTGTGCTTTTCTGGGTATTTGCCAAGATATTCCCTGTCTTCAACGTAAAAGAATCACATTAA
- a CDS encoding 4Fe-4S dicluster domain-containing protein: protein MINRREFLKNTVKGIAGLAVPLAAIEIINPGKLRAAKSSEKSKVRWVFLVDTYKCVGCGLCVKACKNENEIPYDANVTRTWVERYVLTKEGRLFADSPKGARDGFITTKIDLGLGNYQDIKKEDIKKAFFVPKLCNQCENPPCVQVCPVGATYQTEDGVVLVDRKWCIGCGYCIMACPYGVRFFHPVHHTAEKCNFCYHRITKGMKTACVQACPFGARMIGNIKDPNDPVTRIITTERVGVLKSEYGTKPQVYYIGLDEEVR from the coding sequence ATGATAAACAGAAGGGAATTTTTAAAGAATACAGTCAAAGGTATAGCCGGATTGGCAGTGCCTCTCGCAGCCATCGAGATTATAAATCCGGGGAAGCTCCGTGCAGCAAAGTCATCAGAAAAGTCCAAGGTAAGATGGGTGTTCCTTGTTGATACATACAAATGCGTTGGCTGCGGTCTCTGCGTTAAAGCTTGCAAGAACGAAAATGAGATTCCTTACGATGCCAATGTTACGAGGACATGGGTTGAAAGATATGTTCTGACCAAGGAGGGAAGATTATTTGCCGATTCACCGAAGGGCGCACGGGATGGTTTTATAACCACTAAGATTGATCTCGGTTTAGGGAACTATCAGGATATTAAAAAAGAGGACATAAAAAAGGCTTTCTTTGTCCCGAAACTCTGCAACCAGTGCGAGAACCCTCCCTGTGTTCAGGTCTGCCCTGTCGGAGCTACATATCAGACAGAGGACGGCGTTGTGCTCGTTGACAGGAAGTGGTGCATTGGATGCGGGTACTGCATTATGGCATGTCCTTATGGCGTCAGGTTCTTTCATCCTGTGCATCATACTGCTGAGAAATGCAATTTCTGCTATCACAGGATAACAAAGGGGATGAAGACAGCCTGTGTGCAGGCATGTCCCTTTGGCGCAAGGATGATAGGGAATATAAAGGATCCGAACGACCCTGTCACCAGGATAATCACGACCGAGAGGGTAGGGGTGTTGAAGAGTGAGTACGGAACAAAACCGCAGGTCTATTACATAGGTCTGGATGAGGAGGTAAGATAG
- a CDS encoding protein-L-isoaspartate(D-aspartate) O-methyltransferase has translation MEDFKRLRDLMVDTQLIPRGIKDERVLSAMRKAPRHLFVDDYMRHNAYDDMALPIGDDQTISQPYMVAIMTELLELKGDEKVLEIGTGSGYQAAILGELSREVFTIERKALLAKKAEERFQALGYNNIHVITGDGTLGLPEESPFDRILITAGSPKIPEPLIEQLSDGGIIIAPVGIRFSQQLLIVKKSKGALSEQLHVPCVFVPLIGEYGWSGDEEDS, from the coding sequence ATGGAAGATTTTAAACGATTAAGAGATTTGATGGTGGATACCCAGCTTATTCCGAGGGGAATAAAGGATGAACGCGTTCTCTCTGCAATGAGAAAGGCGCCGAGGCATCTTTTTGTTGATGATTATATGCGGCACAATGCTTATGACGACATGGCCCTTCCAATCGGCGATGACCAGACAATCTCACAGCCATATATGGTTGCGATAATGACAGAACTCCTGGAGCTTAAAGGAGATGAAAAAGTCCTGGAGATAGGGACCGGTTCGGGTTATCAGGCGGCAATCCTTGGAGAGCTTTCCAGAGAGGTTTTTACAATAGAGCGAAAAGCTTTGCTTGCTAAAAAGGCAGAGGAGAGATTTCAGGCGCTGGGATATAATAATATCCATGTCATAACAGGCGACGGCACGCTCGGCTTGCCTGAAGAATCTCCTTTTGACAGGATACTTATAACAGCAGGTTCACCTAAGATTCCTGAGCCTTTGATAGAACAATTATCTGACGGAGGAATAATTATTGCCCCTGTTGGAATACGGTTTTCGCAGCAGCTTTTAATTGTAAAAAAATCCAAAGGCGCTTTGTCAGAACAATTGCATGTGCCGTGTGTGTTTGTGCCTTTGATCGGTGAATATGGTTGGTCAGGCGATGAAGAAGACTCTTAG
- a CDS encoding 4Fe-4S dicluster domain-containing protein, which yields MKQDRKRCIGRRTFLQGAALGLASVALPLDKANASFWEAFFQKHFREMNEAEIKKVLSRLEKDYEDKYRKEIKVGNEKPMPGVLFGYGLDLSRCIGCRRCVYACVEENNQSLDPQIHWITVLRFRKGEKWVDLENSEKYYNPAQVPEKEYFYMPVQCQQCENPPCVRVCPTKATWKEPDGIVVIDYNWCIGCRYCMAACPYGARRFNWGEPGRPAEKINPKTHYLGNRPRYKGVVEKCTFCIQRTRNGRYPACVEACPVGARKFGNLLDPQSEIRYAIEHKRVFRLKEDLNTNPKFYYFFAYGK from the coding sequence ATGAAGCAAGACAGAAAAAGATGTATAGGCAGACGGACATTCCTTCAGGGCGCTGCTCTCGGGCTTGCGAGTGTTGCGCTTCCTCTTGATAAGGCAAACGCCTCATTCTGGGAGGCATTCTTCCAGAAGCATTTCAGGGAGATGAACGAGGCAGAGATAAAGAAGGTTCTCAGCCGCCTTGAAAAAGATTATGAGGATAAATACAGGAAAGAGATAAAGGTAGGCAATGAAAAACCAATGCCGGGTGTCTTATTCGGATACGGACTTGACCTCTCCAGATGCATTGGCTGCAGAAGGTGTGTTTATGCATGTGTGGAAGAAAACAACCAGTCTCTTGACCCGCAGATACACTGGATAACAGTGCTCAGGTTCAGGAAGGGCGAGAAATGGGTGGATCTCGAAAATTCAGAGAAATATTACAATCCGGCTCAGGTACCTGAAAAGGAATATTTTTATATGCCAGTCCAATGCCAGCAGTGCGAAAACCCGCCCTGTGTCAGGGTATGTCCTACGAAGGCTACATGGAAAGAGCCTGACGGTATCGTGGTGATAGACTACAACTGGTGCATAGGCTGCAGATACTGTATGGCAGCCTGTCCATACGGTGCGCGGCGTTTTAACTGGGGGGAGCCCGGCAGGCCCGCCGAGAAGATAAATCCAAAGACACATTACCTCGGGAACCGTCCACGCTATAAAGGGGTTGTAGAGAAGTGCACGTTCTGCATACAGAGGACGAGGAACGGCAGATATCCCGCTTGTGTTGAGGCGTGCCCTGTAGGTGCGAGAAAGTTCGGGAACCTCCTCGACCCCCAGAGCGAGATTAGATATGCGATAGAGCACAAAAGGGTCTTCAGGCTGAAGGAAGATCTTAACACCAACCCGAAGTTCTACTACTTCTTCGCCTACGGGAAATAG
- a CDS encoding ubiquinol-cytochrome c reductase iron-sulfur subunit: MKRRNFFKLLLAFLGSISFASFAYPLIRFLAPPGLEAKTKKLSLSKGEIPVGSAKNIVFNNTPAIIINRTDKGLVALSKICTHLGCIVEYNRDKNRLLCPCHAGVYDLEGNVLSGPPPRPLQKLPLKVEGETIVIG; this comes from the coding sequence ATGAAGCGGCGCAATTTCTTTAAATTACTACTTGCCTTTCTTGGTTCAATCAGTTTTGCATCTTTTGCTTATCCTCTGATCAGGTTTCTTGCTCCGCCGGGCCTCGAAGCAAAAACTAAAAAGCTGTCGCTCAGTAAAGGCGAGATACCTGTAGGGAGCGCAAAAAATATTGTCTTCAACAATACACCTGCAATAATCATCAACAGAACTGATAAGGGACTTGTGGCCCTTTCGAAGATATGTACCCACCTCGGATGTATAGTCGAATACAACAGGGATAAGAACAGGTTGCTATGCCCATGTCATGCAGGGGTATACGACCTTGAAGGAAACGTCTTATCAGGACCGCCGCCCAGGCCATTGCAGAAGCTTCCTCTGAAGGTTGAGGGCGAAACCATTGTGATAGGATAA
- the nrfD gene encoding polysulfide reductase NrfD — MIQIMIIKNFFIALRQIAIGNKKYYMWISFLSFLVLLGISAYAGQINRGLIATAMRDQVSWGLYISNFTFLVGVAAAAVLLVIPAYIYNFKPIKEIVLFGELLAVTAIVMCILFIMVDMGQPLRVWHILPAIGAMNFPSSLLAWDVVALNGYLIINTAIVFYVLYRLSIGKEYKMSVIGPLIILSIPWAVSIHTVTAFLYNGLSSRPFWNASILAPRFLASAFCSGPAIMIVLFQIIRKLSDVEIENKAIFKIAELIAYAIGLNLFLLGAEVFKEFYSGSIHSEPVKYLYFGLHGHNNLVPWIWFATAMNITAFFMFLFPRTRENFVTLNMACVFVITGVYIEKGMGLIIPGFVPDTLGEIYEYIPTMQEILVTIGIWASGAMLYTFLLKFAVPVYTGKLRFGLRAKGIVARDIMTRHLITVSPETEVDEIGKLLISRRISAVPVVDADNKVIGVVSESDIIFQEIRHEPEVAERLGKLVLPEAQKGKKFGDTASEIMTSPAITALEDTSMKELIRSIADRKIKRVIIVDGEGHPVGIVSRVDILRTLDNIKLDSLKEGKA; from the coding sequence ATGATCCAGATAATGATAATAAAGAACTTCTTCATAGCCCTGAGACAGATAGCGATAGGGAATAAGAAATATTATATGTGGATTTCCTTCCTTTCCTTCCTTGTTCTTCTTGGTATAAGCGCATATGCAGGACAGATAAACAGGGGACTGATAGCAACCGCAATGAGGGATCAGGTATCCTGGGGCCTGTACATCTCGAATTTCACATTCCTTGTCGGCGTTGCGGCAGCAGCAGTTCTTCTCGTAATCCCTGCGTATATATATAATTTCAAGCCCATAAAGGAGATAGTGCTCTTTGGTGAACTGCTCGCAGTAACAGCAATAGTCATGTGCATACTCTTCATTATGGTAGACATGGGTCAGCCTCTGCGGGTCTGGCATATCCTGCCTGCGATAGGCGCCATGAACTTCCCGTCATCCCTGCTTGCGTGGGACGTTGTGGCGCTGAACGGTTATCTCATAATAAATACTGCCATTGTCTTTTATGTCTTATACAGGCTTTCAATCGGCAAGGAATACAAGATGTCTGTGATAGGCCCCTTGATAATCCTTTCCATACCATGGGCTGTCAGCATTCATACAGTAACCGCATTTCTTTATAACGGGCTTTCGTCCCGGCCTTTCTGGAATGCCTCAATTCTTGCTCCGCGCTTTTTAGCTTCGGCTTTCTGTTCAGGTCCCGCGATAATGATTGTCCTTTTCCAGATCATAAGGAAACTTTCGGATGTTGAGATTGAAAACAAGGCAATCTTTAAAATTGCCGAACTGATCGCTTACGCCATAGGTCTTAATCTGTTCCTCCTTGGAGCAGAGGTATTCAAGGAATTCTACTCAGGGAGCATACATTCAGAGCCTGTAAAATATCTTTACTTCGGTCTGCATGGACACAACAACCTTGTTCCCTGGATATGGTTTGCTACTGCCATGAACATCACTGCTTTCTTCATGTTTCTTTTCCCAAGGACACGCGAGAACTTCGTAACGCTGAATATGGCCTGTGTCTTTGTTATCACGGGCGTGTATATAGAAAAAGGCATGGGCCTTATAATCCCGGGGTTCGTCCCTGATACTCTGGGAGAGATATACGAATATATCCCTACCATGCAGGAGATACTCGTTACCATAGGGATATGGGCTTCAGGCGCAATGTTATATACCTTCTTGCTTAAATTCGCAGTTCCGGTCTATACCGGTAAGCTGCGCTTCGGGCTTAGAGCCAAAGGGATTGTTGCGCGTGATATTATGACCAGGCACCTGATAACAGTTTCTCCCGAGACTGAAGTAGATGAAATAGGCAAACTGCTTATCTCCAGACGTATAAGCGCTGTCCCGGTAGTGGATGCCGATAATAAAGTGATAGGTGTTGTCTCAGAGTCGGACATTATCTTTCAGGAGATAAGACATGAGCCGGAAGTTGCAGAGAGGCTTGGGAAGCTGGTCCTTCCTGAAGCGCAAAAGGGCAAAAAGTTCGGTGATACCGCATCGGAAATAATGACCTCTCCTGCAATAACAGCCCTTGAAGATACTTCTATGAAGGAACTGATTAGAAGTATTGCCGACAGAAAGATAAAAAGAGTAATTATAGTAGATGGGGAAGGCCATCCGGTTGGCATAGTTTCAAGAGTGGATATTCTGAGGACGCTGGATAATATAAAATTGGATAGCCTGAAAGAAGGAAAAGCTTAA
- a CDS encoding cytochrome bc complex cytochrome b subunit: MFNKIKKWLEVRIGLDDLTRTQLTEYRVPKNVNIFATLGFVALAGYALEVISGIFLLIYYTPHPDHAFRSVQDIMTRVPYGWLFRQMHVMGSNILIAVVMLHMVTVFLMGNYKRPRELTWVGGGLMLLVTLTFGLSGYLLPWTQLSYWATTVVTSMPTAFPYVGDFIARLLRGGDYISGITLGRFFALHIAILPPVFLSLIALHLFLIRRIGISATPFGTSDEEKRPLTEYKKKTYPDGSPYYPYFFRKQLLMVMIYVAVMFFLITFMPAMFSPDEANTPANPLKTPFHIRPEWYFLAPYQMLKLIPNKFLGISIQIILVGIFLLWPFLDSQKEKNVFKRPVLRGVFTFLLALWVVLMFWGKY, from the coding sequence ATGTTTAACAAAATAAAAAAATGGCTTGAAGTAAGAATAGGGCTTGACGACCTTACCAGGACACAATTAACAGAATACAGGGTGCCCAAAAACGTCAATATATTTGCAACCCTCGGTTTTGTTGCGCTTGCCGGATATGCGCTCGAGGTTATTTCAGGGATATTTCTCCTCATATACTATACGCCCCATCCTGACCACGCGTTCAGAAGCGTACAGGACATAATGACCAGAGTCCCTTATGGCTGGCTGTTCAGGCAGATGCATGTCATGGGCAGCAACATCCTGATCGCTGTTGTAATGCTCCATATGGTTACTGTTTTCCTGATGGGGAATTATAAGAGACCCAGAGAGCTGACATGGGTTGGAGGAGGCCTGATGCTCCTGGTGACCCTTACATTCGGGCTCAGCGGTTATCTGCTGCCATGGACCCAGTTAAGTTACTGGGCTACTACCGTTGTAACTTCAATGCCTACAGCCTTCCCGTATGTAGGAGACTTCATAGCGCGCTTATTGAGGGGCGGCGACTATATATCAGGCATAACACTCGGAAGGTTCTTTGCCCTGCATATTGCAATTCTGCCTCCGGTATTTTTATCTCTTATCGCACTGCATCTATTTCTCATAAGGCGCATCGGAATCTCTGCAACGCCATTCGGCACATCAGATGAAGAGAAAAGGCCGCTCACCGAATACAAAAAGAAGACATACCCTGACGGTTCTCCTTATTACCCATACTTCTTCCGGAAGCAGCTGTTAATGGTCATGATATATGTTGCTGTCATGTTCTTCCTGATCACATTTATGCCGGCAATGTTCTCCCCTGATGAGGCAAATACGCCTGCTAACCCTTTAAAGACGCCTTTCCATATAAGGCCGGAATGGTATTTTTTAGCTCCGTACCAGATGCTGAAACTGATACCCAACAAGTTTCTCGGCATAAGCATACAGATAATCCTTGTCGGCATCTTTCTCTTATGGCCCTTTCTTGATAGTCAGAAAGAAAAAAACGTATTCAAAAGACCTGTACTGCGCGGCGTATTTACCTTTCTTCTTGCTCTCTGGGTTGTCTTAATGTTCTGGGGGAAATACTGA
- the surE gene encoding 5'/3'-nucleotidase SurE, producing MAVILVTNDDGVHSEGIIALFRAMQELGDAYIVAPDRERSAVSHALTLHRPLKAEERSEHIYAVNGTPTDCVAIGVNKILPEKPALIVSGINKGGNVGDDITYSGTVSAAIEGTIMGIPSFAVSIAGEKNFNFDTAAYYSIEIAKYALEKSLPYDTLLNVNLPNVKKENIHGVKFTRQGKRIYDNAIQETYDPKGEKHFWIGGGTPYWEHGEDTDINAVQKGYVSITPIHLDLTNYSALEFLEKSLGSTMSPRTRFGVSTDISKTGDAESSSA from the coding sequence ATGGCTGTAATCCTCGTAACAAACGATGACGGAGTGCATTCTGAGGGGATTATTGCGCTTTTCAGGGCCATGCAGGAACTTGGAGACGCCTATATTGTTGCGCCTGACAGGGAAAGAAGCGCTGTAAGCCACGCATTAACATTGCACAGGCCGCTGAAGGCTGAAGAACGAAGTGAGCATATTTATGCAGTCAACGGAACTCCGACGGACTGTGTTGCAATCGGCGTTAATAAAATACTGCCTGAAAAGCCCGCGCTGATTGTCTCAGGCATCAACAAAGGCGGGAATGTCGGTGATGATATTACCTACTCAGGCACTGTCTCGGCGGCGATAGAGGGCACTATCATGGGAATACCGTCATTTGCTGTCTCAATAGCAGGCGAAAAGAATTTTAACTTTGATACAGCGGCTTACTATTCCATTGAAATCGCAAAGTATGCGCTTGAAAAATCGCTTCCTTACGATACCCTTCTTAATGTCAATCTGCCGAATGTAAAAAAAGAAAACATTCACGGGGTGAAATTCACAAGGCAGGGGAAACGCATATATGACAATGCTATACAGGAGACATATGACCCGAAGGGAGAGAAGCATTTCTGGATAGGGGGAGGAACTCCTTACTGGGAGCACGGAGAGGACACGGATATTAATGCTGTCCAGAAAGGCTATGTCTCCATAACGCCCATACACCTGGATCTGACGAATTACAGCGCGCTGGAGTTTTTGGAGAAAAGTTTGGGTTCAACAATGTCACCCCGAACTCGTTTCGGGGTCTCAACTGACATATCAAAAACCGGAGATGCTGAATCAAGTTCAGCATGA
- a CDS encoding NAD(P)/FAD-dependent oxidoreductase: protein MKKYDVIIVGAGPAGIFSALELVSKKKNAKILIVEKGRDIDQRKCPMMIKDVSCKACPECALLSGWGGAGAFSDGKLNLSPEIGGFLLRYTDKDTLQSLIDYADSIYIKYGAPKKAYGGSREEIQKIERLASKNDIVFVPSRIRHIGTDRCRVLLKKIKKSLNGKVETLFETDVESVLVEKGRAAGIRLKNGDKIYSDYVILAPGREGSKWLEKESRRLHLTLLQNPVDIGVRVEIPASVFEHLTSITYEPKLIFHSKKFDDKVRTFCVNPYGEVVKEYLKGLWTVNGHSYADRKTGNTNFALLVSTVFTEPFDEPISYGRYIARLANFIGKGVIVQRLGDLQAGRRSTPERIAKGRVQPTLKDATPGDLSFVIPYRYLSDIMEMIDALDKIAPGVNSKHTLLYGVEVKFYSMQLTLTRNLETEVKNLFAVGDGAGVSRGLIQASASGVMAAREIAKRLAL from the coding sequence ATGAAGAAATACGATGTCATAATAGTCGGCGCAGGCCCGGCAGGTATTTTTTCTGCGCTGGAACTTGTCAGTAAAAAAAAGAATGCAAAGATACTCATTGTAGAAAAGGGCAGGGATATAGACCAGAGAAAATGCCCGATGATGATAAAAGATGTATCCTGCAAGGCATGCCCTGAGTGCGCTCTTCTCAGCGGATGGGGCGGAGCCGGGGCCTTCAGCGACGGCAAGTTGAACCTCTCGCCTGAAATCGGAGGATTCCTTCTAAGATATACAGACAAGGATACGCTTCAGTCGTTGATAGACTATGCCGACAGCATCTACATTAAATACGGCGCCCCTAAAAAGGCTTACGGAGGAAGCAGAGAGGAAATCCAGAAGATAGAGAGGCTTGCATCCAAAAACGATATTGTATTCGTGCCTTCAAGGATAAGGCATATAGGCACGGACAGGTGCAGGGTTTTGCTTAAGAAGATTAAAAAATCGCTGAATGGCAAGGTCGAAACGTTATTCGAGACGGATGTTGAAAGTGTTCTTGTAGAAAAGGGAAGGGCTGCTGGAATAAGACTCAAAAACGGAGATAAAATCTATTCTGATTATGTGATACTGGCTCCCGGCAGAGAAGGTTCAAAATGGCTTGAAAAAGAATCAAGGCGTCTTCATCTTACCCTGCTTCAGAACCCTGTTGACATAGGAGTAAGGGTTGAAATCCCGGCCTCTGTTTTTGAACATCTTACCAGCATTACATACGAGCCGAAATTGATCTTCCATTCAAAAAAATTTGACGATAAGGTAAGAACCTTCTGCGTTAACCCTTACGGCGAGGTTGTAAAAGAATATCTGAAGGGCCTCTGGACAGTGAACGGGCACAGCTATGCTGACAGAAAAACCGGCAACACAAATTTTGCCCTCCTCGTAAGCACAGTATTTACAGAGCCGTTTGATGAGCCCATTTCTTACGGAAGATATATTGCGAGGCTGGCTAACTTCATCGGCAAGGGCGTTATTGTGCAGCGGCTTGGAGACCTGCAGGCAGGCAGGCGTTCAACGCCTGAGAGAATAGCAAAAGGAAGGGTACAGCCCACTTTGAAAGATGCAACTCCTGGAGATCTAAGTTTCGTCATACCTTACCGTTATCTCTCGGATATCATGGAGATGATTGACGCCCTTGATAAAATTGCGCCCGGAGTGAATTCAAAACATACGCTTCTTTACGGAGTGGAGGTCAAGTTTTATTCAATGCAGTTAACCCTGACCAGAAACCTTGAGACAGAGGTTAAAAATCTCTTTGCTGTCGGAGACGGCGCAGGGGTGAGCAGAGGCCTGATTCAGGCGTCGGCGTCAGGGGTGATGGCGGCAAGGGAAATTGCAAAGCGTTTAGCGTTATAA